A window from Streptomyces subrutilus encodes these proteins:
- a CDS encoding dTDP-dihydrostreptose--streptidine-6-phosphate dihydrostreptosyltransferase has product MGIPPHAPQDGPGDERADEALVHLDDRFQQFLAGLPADRPVWFCFFSSGLLHVIQHFLRFVPPDLNCAFVCTGLTPAEAEVRDTMSRGLPAFDMDEPVGSHEIFEFLLRNLDRPFGIVDSDCFVMDSTWFARCTDGLEPDVAVSGPLSYGPIPLAAPPFLAVNPAARPAIERAIGGPVSPAAYAYAPPGPEKEIDGAMVRLIRPHHEAALARVLALEEHRLPFPQGGLLDVLDDGREVRSHERHHHLQDGHSVIRVVFDGLMFYQLMALAAGWRIAHFRSFPGTKVFAPELVHAGGISYWHRLRPSEIAAGIHELPWSAHIDALLLEDFNARPDAPEAYLARGTRLAASLRRSEVDLATLRKQLRERLAAAGVDVTDPRWHPVVG; this is encoded by the coding sequence ATGGGCATACCCCCGCACGCACCCCAGGACGGTCCCGGGGACGAGCGCGCCGACGAGGCCCTCGTCCATCTGGACGACCGGTTCCAGCAGTTCCTGGCCGGCCTGCCGGCCGACCGCCCGGTGTGGTTCTGCTTCTTCTCCTCCGGGCTCCTGCACGTCATCCAGCACTTCCTGCGGTTCGTCCCGCCGGACCTGAACTGCGCCTTCGTCTGTACGGGGCTGACCCCGGCCGAGGCCGAGGTCCGCGACACCATGAGCCGCGGCCTGCCCGCCTTCGACATGGACGAGCCGGTCGGCAGCCACGAGATCTTCGAGTTCCTGCTCCGCAACCTCGACCGGCCCTTCGGCATCGTCGACAGCGACTGCTTCGTCATGGACTCCACCTGGTTCGCCCGGTGCACGGACGGCCTGGAGCCGGACGTGGCCGTCAGCGGGCCGCTCAGCTACGGTCCGATCCCGCTGGCCGCTCCCCCGTTCCTGGCGGTCAATCCGGCGGCCCGCCCCGCGATCGAGCGGGCCATCGGCGGGCCGGTCTCCCCCGCCGCCTACGCCTACGCCCCGCCCGGGCCGGAGAAGGAGATCGACGGCGCCATGGTGCGGCTGATCCGGCCCCACCACGAGGCGGCGCTGGCCCGGGTGCTGGCGCTGGAGGAGCACCGGCTGCCGTTCCCGCAGGGCGGACTGCTGGACGTCTTGGACGACGGGCGCGAGGTCCGCAGCCACGAGCGCCACCACCACCTCCAGGACGGCCACAGCGTGATCCGCGTCGTCTTCGACGGGCTGATGTTCTACCAGCTGATGGCCCTGGCGGCGGGCTGGCGCATCGCGCACTTCCGCAGCTTCCCCGGCACCAAGGTCTTCGCGCCGGAACTGGTCCACGCGGGCGGCATCTCCTACTGGCACCGGCTGCGGCCCAGCGAGATCGCCGCCGGCATCCACGAACTGCCCTGGTCGGCGCATATCGACGCGCTGCTGCTGGAGGACTTCAACGCCCGCCCGGACGCCCCCGAGGCCTACCTGGCCCGCGGCACCCGGCTCGCCGCGAGCCTGCGGCGTTCCGAGGTGGACCTGGCGACCCTGCGCAAACAGCTGCGCGAGCGGCTCGCCGCGGCCGGGGTCGACGTCACCGATCCGCGCTGGCACCCCGTGGTCGGCTGA
- a CDS encoding NAD-dependent epimerase/dehydratase family protein: MRVLLTGHQGYLGTVMAPVLAAAGHEVTGLDSGLFASCVLGSLDTPDVPGRALDLREVTVEALRGLDAVVHLAALSNDPLGSLDPEVTFAVNHRASTRLARLAKEAGVRRFAYASTCSVYGAQSGGELVDEDAPLKPVTPYAVSKVRVEDDLAELADGHFTPFFLRNATAFGFSPRLRTDIVLNNLVASAVLTGTVTVLSDGTPWRPLVHAEDIAGAVVAGLAAPADVVRARAYNVGTEENNRTVAEIARAAADAVPGSVVEITGANGSDPRSYRVDFGRAREELGFRARWSIPDGAAQLRREYLARGLTPRSFREEFTRLAVLERLRGQGRLDASMRISTP, encoded by the coding sequence ATGCGCGTACTGCTGACCGGCCACCAGGGCTACCTGGGGACCGTCATGGCCCCGGTCCTGGCCGCCGCGGGACACGAGGTGACGGGCCTGGACAGCGGCCTGTTCGCGTCCTGCGTACTGGGATCGCTGGACACCCCGGACGTGCCGGGGCGGGCCCTGGACCTGCGCGAGGTCACCGTGGAGGCGCTGCGCGGCCTCGACGCCGTGGTGCACCTCGCGGCGCTGTCCAACGATCCCCTGGGGTCGCTGGATCCGGAGGTCACCTTCGCCGTCAACCACCGGGCCTCGACCCGGCTGGCCCGGCTGGCCAAGGAGGCCGGGGTGCGCAGGTTCGCCTACGCCTCCACCTGCTCGGTGTACGGGGCCCAGTCCGGCGGCGAGCTGGTCGACGAGGACGCGCCGCTGAAGCCGGTGACCCCGTACGCGGTGTCGAAGGTGCGGGTGGAGGACGACCTCGCGGAGCTGGCGGACGGGCACTTCACGCCGTTCTTCCTGCGCAACGCGACCGCCTTCGGTTTCTCGCCGCGGCTGCGCACGGACATCGTGCTGAACAACCTGGTCGCCTCGGCGGTGCTGACCGGCACGGTGACCGTGCTGTCGGACGGCACGCCCTGGCGCCCGCTGGTGCACGCCGAGGACATCGCGGGCGCGGTGGTCGCCGGGCTGGCCGCACCGGCGGACGTGGTCCGGGCCCGGGCGTACAACGTGGGCACGGAGGAGAACAACCGCACGGTCGCCGAGATCGCCCGGGCCGCGGCGGACGCGGTGCCCGGCTCGGTGGTGGAGATCACCGGGGCGAACGGCAGCGATCCGCGCTCCTACCGGGTCGACTTCGGCCGGGCCCGCGAGGAGCTGGGGTTCCGGGCCCGGTGGAGCATCCCGGACGGCGCGGCGCAGCTGCGGCGGGAGTACCTGGCGCGCGGGCTGACCCCGAGGTCGTTCCGGGAGGAGTTCACCCGGCTCGCGGTGCTGGAACGGCTGCGCGGCCAGGGCAGGTTGGACGCGTCCATGCGGATCTCGACGCCTTGA
- a CDS encoding glucose-1-phosphate cytidylyltransferase, translating to MNRQTGNADIPVVLLCGGYGTRIREASDRLPKAMVEIGGRPILWHIMKIYGHYGFRRFVLCLGYKGWEIKRFFLNYRAQMSDFTISLTDEHRLHFHDDRADENWEITFAETGLDTATGARLRRVRHYVDTDDFMMGYGDGVGNIDLAALEKEHRAAGRIGTVTGIHPTSKFGEMDVAGGEVVEFNEKPTQVTGFVSGGFFMFRREFLDDYLDDDPMLWLESEPLQRLARDQQLTLHPHHDFWCAMDTYKDHQHLNALWSAGNAPWKVWDQ from the coding sequence ATGAACAGGCAGACGGGTAACGCGGACATCCCGGTCGTGCTCCTGTGCGGGGGCTACGGCACCCGCATCCGGGAGGCCAGCGACCGGCTGCCGAAGGCCATGGTCGAGATCGGCGGCCGGCCCATCCTGTGGCACATCATGAAGATCTACGGCCACTACGGCTTCCGCAGGTTCGTCCTGTGCCTGGGCTACAAGGGCTGGGAGATCAAGAGGTTCTTCCTCAACTACCGGGCGCAGATGTCCGACTTCACGATCTCGCTCACCGACGAGCACCGGCTGCACTTCCACGACGACCGGGCCGACGAGAACTGGGAGATCACCTTCGCCGAGACCGGTCTGGACACGGCGACCGGCGCGCGCCTGCGGCGGGTGCGGCACTACGTGGACACCGACGACTTCATGATGGGCTACGGCGACGGGGTCGGGAACATCGACCTGGCCGCCCTGGAGAAGGAGCACCGGGCCGCCGGCCGGATCGGGACGGTCACCGGCATCCATCCCACGTCGAAGTTCGGCGAGATGGACGTGGCGGGCGGCGAGGTCGTCGAGTTCAACGAGAAGCCCACGCAGGTGACGGGCTTCGTGTCGGGCGGGTTCTTCATGTTCCGCCGGGAGTTCCTGGACGACTACCTGGACGACGACCCGATGCTGTGGCTGGAGAGCGAGCCGCTGCAGCGGCTGGCCCGCGACCAGCAGTTGACGCTCCACCCGCACCACGACTTCTGGTGCGCCATGGACACCTACAAGGACCACCAGCACCTGAACGCCCTGTGGTCGGCGGGCAACGCCCCCTGGAAGGTGTGGGACCAATGA
- a CDS encoding Gfo/Idh/MocA family protein, with amino-acid sequence MKVGIVGAGRMGRLHASTLAALDEPPALLFHDVDRGAAERLAGSPGTGPGGAGRARHTLDEVLAGADAVVVATPAAGRREVLSAVCGAGLPVFCEKPLAAGVQEARELAADLAGARLHVGFQRRCDPEYRRLREEIASGRLGRILLVRCTAFDREPPAGAYELTSGDIFADCLVHDMDAVHWLTGQPTVAVQADGATLLGGGGGYDVATAVLTLADGARAVLSASRLDPEGYDHRVEVLGTRGSLAVGLGERTPLRRVGPAGGAAAVGPGPQAPYQDFTDRFAEAYRQEMRAFLRMVTHGEPSPCTVQDALLAQEVAAAAGRSARTGTRTAPGDGLLPAAAVSASGASAAGASASEGSAARVSGRSR; translated from the coding sequence ATGAAGGTGGGGATCGTCGGCGCCGGCCGGATGGGCCGGCTGCACGCGAGCACGCTGGCCGCGCTGGACGAGCCGCCCGCGCTGCTCTTCCACGACGTCGACCGCGGCGCGGCCGAGCGGCTGGCCGGCTCGCCGGGGACGGGGCCGGGCGGGGCCGGGCGGGCCCGGCACACCCTGGACGAGGTGCTGGCCGGAGCGGACGCCGTCGTGGTAGCGACCCCGGCCGCGGGGCGCCGGGAGGTGCTGTCGGCGGTCTGCGGGGCGGGGCTCCCGGTGTTCTGCGAGAAGCCGCTGGCCGCCGGGGTGCAGGAGGCGCGGGAGCTGGCCGCGGACCTCGCGGGGGCCCGGCTGCACGTGGGCTTCCAGCGGCGCTGCGACCCGGAGTACCGGCGGCTGCGCGAGGAGATCGCCTCGGGACGGCTGGGGCGGATCCTGCTGGTCCGGTGCACGGCCTTCGACCGGGAGCCGCCGGCGGGCGCGTACGAGCTGACCTCGGGGGACATCTTCGCGGACTGCCTGGTGCACGACATGGACGCGGTGCACTGGCTGACCGGGCAGCCCACGGTCGCGGTGCAGGCCGACGGGGCCACGCTGCTGGGCGGCGGTGGCGGGTACGACGTCGCCACGGCCGTGCTGACCCTGGCGGACGGCGCCCGCGCGGTGCTCTCGGCGTCCCGGCTCGACCCCGAGGGCTACGACCACCGGGTCGAGGTGCTCGGTACGCGGGGCTCGCTGGCGGTGGGGCTCGGCGAACGGACACCGCTGCGGCGGGTGGGGCCGGCCGGTGGCGCGGCCGCGGTCGGGCCCGGGCCGCAGGCCCCGTACCAGGACTTCACGGACCGCTTCGCGGAGGCGTACCGGCAGGAGATGCGGGCGTTCCTGAGGATGGTGACGCACGGCGAACCGAGCCCGTGCACCGTGCAGGACGCCCTGCTGGCCCAGGAGGTGGCCGCGGCGGCGGGCCGCTCGGCCCGGACCGGGACCCGTACCGCACCGGGCGACGGGCTCCTCCCGGCGGCGGCCGTGTCCGCTTCGGGGGCGTCCGCGGCAGGGGCGTCCGCGTCCGAGGGGTCCGCGGCGCGCGTGTCGGGCCGGTCGCGGTGA
- a CDS encoding alkaline phosphatase, with the protein MRPGRGAAARGGGWRRGPVAGAAVLALLTVSAASPAVGRAAAGPDGGAGAPVRDVILLVGDGMGESEITAARNHGPGAGGRLAMDTLAVNGSSLTYAVDERGRPVYVTDSAAGATAWATGHKTVNGRVSKSPDTDRPLPTLLELARDHGYATGSVTTASVADATPAALTAHVTDRSCKGPADMAACPSDTRAAGGAGSIAEQTVAARPDVLLGGGAEVFAQTVTDGPYRGRSVLEQARASGYRVVRDRAELRSARPGEPVLGLFAQDYLPVERVGPRAVVGGTAPARCAGNPDRPPGTPTLEESTRAALELLGAGRGRDGKGGGKGFLLQVEGASIDDRAHDADPCGQIGETLAFDRAVRAALDHAARNPRTLVVVTADHGHAGQVLPADARPPGLSATLVTDEGGLMRLGYASGPVDDYQEHTGIPVRVAAQGPLADRVRGLNENTALFDTVRTALRLR; encoded by the coding sequence GTGAGGCCCGGGCGCGGGGCCGCCGCGCGGGGCGGCGGGTGGCGGCGGGGGCCGGTCGCGGGGGCGGCGGTGCTGGCGCTGCTGACGGTGTCGGCGGCCTCGCCCGCCGTGGGCCGGGCCGCGGCCGGGCCGGACGGCGGTGCGGGGGCTCCGGTGCGCGACGTGATCCTGCTGGTCGGGGACGGGATGGGCGAATCGGAGATCACCGCGGCCCGCAACCACGGTCCCGGGGCCGGCGGCCGGCTGGCCATGGACACCCTGGCGGTGAACGGATCCTCGCTCACCTACGCGGTGGACGAGCGGGGCCGGCCGGTCTACGTCACCGACTCGGCCGCCGGGGCCACCGCCTGGGCGACCGGGCACAAGACGGTCAACGGACGGGTCTCGAAGTCCCCGGACACCGACCGGCCGCTGCCGACCCTGCTGGAGCTGGCCCGCGACCACGGGTACGCGACGGGCAGCGTGACCACGGCCTCGGTGGCCGATGCCACGCCGGCCGCCCTCACGGCGCACGTGACGGATCGTTCCTGCAAGGGTCCGGCCGACATGGCGGCGTGCCCGTCCGACACCCGCGCCGCGGGCGGGGCCGGCTCGATCGCCGAGCAGACGGTGGCCGCGCGCCCGGACGTCCTGCTCGGGGGCGGGGCCGAGGTCTTCGCGCAGACCGTGACCGACGGCCCGTACCGGGGCCGGTCCGTGCTGGAGCAGGCCCGGGCGAGCGGCTACCGGGTGGTGCGCGACCGGGCGGAGCTGCGGTCGGCCCGGCCGGGCGAGCCGGTCCTCGGCCTGTTCGCGCAGGACTACCTTCCGGTGGAGCGGGTCGGCCCGCGCGCGGTCGTCGGCGGCACGGCGCCCGCGCGCTGTGCCGGCAATCCGGACCGCCCGCCGGGCACGCCCACCCTGGAGGAGTCGACCCGGGCCGCGCTGGAGCTGCTCGGCGCGGGCCGCGGGCGCGACGGGAAGGGCGGCGGCAAGGGCTTCCTGCTCCAGGTCGAGGGGGCCTCGATCGACGACCGGGCCCACGACGCCGACCCGTGCGGCCAGATCGGCGAGACCCTCGCCTTCGACCGGGCCGTGCGGGCCGCGCTCGACCACGCCGCCCGCAACCCGCGGACGCTGGTGGTCGTCACGGCCGACCACGGCCACGCCGGCCAGGTCCTCCCGGCGGACGCGCGGCCTCCGGGCCTCTCGGCGACGCTCGTCACCGACGAGGGCGGACTCATGCGGCTCGGCTACGCCAGCGGGCCGGTAGACGACTACCAGGAGCACACGGGCATCCCCGTCCGGGTCGCCGCCCAGGGCCCGCTGGCCGACCGGGTGCGCGGCCTGAACGAGAACACCGCCCTGTTCGACACGGTGCGCACCGCGCTGCGCCTGCGCTGA
- a CDS encoding DegT/DnrJ/EryC1/StrS family aminotransferase, whose translation MSNFRELPRWPQLSDDDVEAAVAALRSNRLVGLGNPVVDEFEAALAAGQGVGHAVVVSTGTAAVHLALHALDVGPGDEVIVPTHTFIGSASPVTYLGARPVFADVTPDTHCLDPDSVKSLITERTKAIVVVHINGCAADMKALSAVGAEAGVPVVEDMAQALGTSIGGRPVGGFGDLACVSLFEQKVITSGGEGGAVLTDNPVYADRIRRLRSHGEGQIEGRPGLIWAHEVGYNYRLTSVQAAVGLAQHARLGSMVAARRHNAAYLSERLAGIEGLELPVEPEGTVHAFWKYVVRAVPGGGRPPAAEIAATLRSRGVPVLLRYPFPLHRQPAFADHAEVSLPVAERLSQELLALPSHPGLAEGHLDHIADEVRKAFAP comes from the coding sequence TTGAGCAACTTCCGGGAACTACCGAGGTGGCCCCAGCTCTCCGACGACGACGTCGAGGCGGCGGTCGCGGCCCTGCGCTCCAACCGGCTGGTCGGCCTGGGCAATCCCGTGGTCGACGAGTTCGAGGCGGCCCTCGCCGCCGGGCAGGGCGTCGGGCACGCGGTCGTGGTCTCCACGGGGACGGCCGCGGTCCACCTCGCCCTGCACGCCCTGGACGTCGGACCGGGCGACGAGGTGATCGTGCCCACCCACACGTTCATCGGTTCGGCGAGCCCCGTCACCTATCTCGGGGCGCGCCCGGTGTTCGCCGACGTCACCCCCGACACGCACTGCCTGGACCCCGACTCGGTCAAATCGCTGATCACCGAGCGCACCAAGGCGATCGTCGTCGTGCACATCAACGGCTGCGCCGCCGACATGAAGGCGCTGTCCGCGGTGGGCGCCGAGGCCGGTGTCCCGGTCGTCGAGGACATGGCCCAGGCCCTGGGAACCAGCATCGGCGGGCGGCCCGTGGGCGGCTTCGGCGACCTGGCCTGCGTCAGCCTCTTCGAGCAGAAGGTGATCACCTCGGGCGGCGAGGGCGGCGCCGTGCTGACGGACAACCCGGTCTACGCGGACCGCATCCGGCGGCTGCGCAGCCACGGCGAGGGGCAGATCGAGGGCCGGCCCGGCCTGATCTGGGCCCACGAGGTCGGCTACAACTACCGGCTGACCTCGGTGCAGGCCGCGGTGGGCCTCGCCCAGCACGCCCGGCTCGGCTCGATGGTCGCGGCGCGCCGGCACAACGCCGCGTACCTCTCGGAGCGCCTCGCGGGGATCGAGGGGCTCGAACTGCCCGTGGAGCCGGAGGGCACGGTCCACGCGTTCTGGAAGTACGTGGTGCGCGCGGTGCCGGGCGGGGGCCGGCCGCCGGCCGCCGAGATCGCGGCGACCCTGCGCTCCCGCGGGGTGCCGGTGCTGCTGCGTTATCCGTTCCCGCTGCACAGGCAGCCCGCCTTCGCCGACCACGCCGAGGTGTCCCTGCCCGTCGCGGAGCGGCTGTCGCAGGAGCTGCTGGCGCTGCCCTCGCACCCGGGGCTGGCCGAGGGCCACCTCGACCACATCGCCGACGAGGTCCGCAAGGCCTTCGCGCCGTGA
- a CDS encoding aldo/keto reductase — MSGSAFPASPLAEGPPVLLGTSAFGQDERSFPVYDAYWEGGGRAFDTAWLYGHAYGPGCCERSFGAWTRSRGLEKEVWVLAKGAHTPECLPDRVEVQLTESLERMERDGAALYMLHRDNPEVPVGEFVTVLADLVGRGVIGGYGLSNWPLERVREAVAYARAHGLVTPSGVSNQFSLIDMVHPIYPGTETSNDPAWRAWLADGAVPLYPWASQGRGAHALADPAELRTGPLAESWYSEANEQRLRRAREFAEDRGISSTGVALAWTLSQPFPVVALIGPRQPEEVRDSLAAASYRLTAAERDWLETGTGALPTR; from the coding sequence ATGTCCGGTTCCGCGTTCCCCGCCTCCCCGCTCGCCGAGGGGCCGCCGGTGCTGCTGGGCACCTCGGCCTTCGGCCAGGACGAGCGGTCCTTCCCCGTCTACGACGCCTACTGGGAGGGCGGCGGCCGGGCCTTCGACACGGCCTGGCTGTACGGCCACGCCTACGGTCCCGGCTGCTGCGAGCGGTCCTTCGGCGCGTGGACCCGCTCCCGCGGGCTGGAGAAGGAGGTGTGGGTCCTGGCCAAGGGGGCCCACACGCCGGAGTGCCTGCCGGACCGGGTGGAGGTGCAGCTGACCGAGAGCCTGGAGCGGATGGAGCGCGACGGCGCGGCGCTGTACATGCTGCACCGCGACAATCCGGAGGTTCCGGTCGGCGAGTTCGTGACGGTCCTGGCCGACCTCGTCGGGCGCGGGGTGATCGGCGGGTACGGGCTGTCGAACTGGCCGCTGGAGCGGGTGCGCGAAGCGGTCGCGTACGCGCGGGCGCACGGCCTGGTCACCCCGTCCGGGGTGAGCAACCAGTTCAGTCTCATCGACATGGTGCACCCCATCTATCCGGGCACGGAGACCTCCAACGACCCGGCGTGGCGGGCCTGGCTGGCGGACGGCGCCGTGCCGCTGTACCCGTGGGCGAGCCAGGGGCGCGGCGCGCACGCCCTGGCGGACCCGGCCGAGCTGCGCACCGGGCCGCTCGCGGAGAGCTGGTACAGCGAGGCCAACGAGCAACGGTTGCGTCGGGCGCGGGAGTTCGCGGAGGACCGGGGCATCTCCTCGACCGGCGTGGCCCTCGCGTGGACCCTGTCCCAGCCGTTCCCGGTCGTGGCCCTGATCGGCCCGCGGCAGCCTGAGGAGGTCCGCGACTCGCTGGCGGCGGCGTCGTACCGCCTGACGGCGGCGGAGCGCGACTGGCTGGAGACCGGCACGGGCGCGCTCCCGACGCGCTGA
- a CDS encoding alpha/beta hydrolase yields MRLKRLVPLLATTGLLATALPLLAATQASAAPEPAYLKQKPAWQRCAGEGPAAYECATLKVPLDYRRPGGRTIDLAISRIRTAHPAQRHGVMLFNPGGPGGSGLQDPLLMEELMPKDVRDRYDLIGFDPRGVGASTPLTCGLTEDEQNINRPFRPETYRADLAWARTVADKCREKSGDLIPHITTRNTARDMDTIRAVLGERKLSYVGYSYGTYLGAVYAQMFPQRTDRFVLDSGVDPQRIWRGMIQVWATEAEPAFARWTRYAAERSAEFGLGATPEAVSTTLWDLVARADREPIDYYGTKFTGTDIRASRAVFFYPAQASEFVRQLKAAAEGTPLPEGAKAPDLRRLVGGARSGDPQPAADNGTAVLWSVLCGDTGAWPRQPERYARDAAKDGAAYPLYGDMASNVKPCAFWDRPVEPATAMTGRADVLTVQNEWDSQTPLASGLGLHRALKGSRMALAAGGEGHGVYLIDATSCVNPVVNGYLTTGRLPASDVTCQNPPADRQRRLSRNPVEPLPFPSVPGPFLAS; encoded by the coding sequence GTGCGCCTGAAACGCCTCGTACCCCTGCTCGCCACCACCGGTCTCCTCGCCACCGCCCTGCCCCTGCTCGCCGCGACCCAGGCCTCCGCGGCCCCCGAGCCGGCGTACCTCAAGCAGAAGCCGGCCTGGCAGCGCTGCGCGGGCGAGGGCCCGGCCGCGTACGAGTGCGCCACGCTCAAGGTCCCGCTCGACTACCGGCGGCCCGGAGGACGCACGATCGACCTCGCGATATCCCGCATCAGGACCGCGCATCCGGCCCAGCGGCACGGGGTCATGCTGTTCAACCCCGGCGGCCCGGGCGGCAGCGGCCTTCAGGACCCGCTGCTGATGGAGGAGTTGATGCCGAAGGACGTGCGGGACCGGTACGACCTCATCGGCTTCGACCCGCGCGGCGTCGGCGCCAGCACCCCGCTCACCTGCGGGTTGACCGAGGACGAGCAGAACATCAACCGGCCGTTCCGCCCCGAGACCTACCGGGCCGACCTGGCCTGGGCGCGGACCGTCGCCGACAAGTGCCGCGAGAAGTCCGGCGACCTGATCCCGCACATCACGACCCGCAACACGGCCCGCGACATGGACACGATCCGCGCGGTGCTGGGCGAGCGGAAGCTGTCGTACGTGGGCTACTCCTACGGGACCTACCTCGGCGCGGTGTACGCGCAGATGTTCCCGCAGCGCACCGACCGGTTCGTGCTGGACAGCGGCGTGGACCCGCAGCGGATCTGGCGGGGCATGATCCAGGTGTGGGCCACCGAGGCCGAACCGGCCTTCGCCCGGTGGACGCGGTACGCGGCGGAGCGCTCGGCCGAGTTCGGGCTCGGTGCCACGCCCGAGGCCGTGTCCACGACGCTGTGGGACCTGGTGGCGCGCGCGGACCGCGAGCCCATCGACTACTACGGCACGAAGTTCACCGGCACCGACATCCGCGCCTCCCGCGCCGTCTTCTTCTACCCGGCGCAGGCCTCCGAGTTCGTCCGGCAGCTCAAGGCCGCGGCCGAGGGCACACCCCTGCCGGAGGGCGCGAAGGCACCCGACCTGCGCCGGCTGGTCGGCGGCGCACGCTCCGGGGACCCGCAGCCGGCGGCCGACAACGGCACCGCGGTCCTGTGGTCGGTGCTCTGCGGGGACACCGGAGCCTGGCCGCGCCAACCGGAGCGGTACGCGCGCGACGCCGCGAAGGACGGGGCGGCGTACCCGCTGTACGGGGACATGGCCTCCAACGTCAAACCGTGCGCCTTCTGGGACCGGCCGGTCGAGCCGGCGACGGCGATGACCGGGCGGGCCGACGTGCTGACGGTGCAGAACGAATGGGACTCGCAGACCCCGCTCGCCAGCGGCCTGGGCCTGCACCGTGCGCTGAAGGGCTCGCGGATGGCGCTGGCGGCCGGGGGCGAGGGCCACGGCGTGTACCTCATCGACGCCACGTCCTGCGTGAACCCGGTGGTCAACGGCTACCTGACCACCGGCCGGCTGCCCGCATCGGACGTGACCTGCCAGAACCCGCCGGCCGACCGTCAGCGCAGGCTGTCGCGGAACCCGGTGGAGCCGCTGCCGTTCCCGTCCGTTCCGGGTCCCTTCCTGGCCTCCTGA
- a CDS encoding helix-turn-helix domain-containing protein — protein MSASARSHAPHPSAASATGAAPGPGPGADSASAAGPPGGAGRGRGVLEGAFALLEALRREGAEAGVTELALACGVPKATVHRLLDQLSALGAVERRGARYRLGAELYRIGQAWQPHPGLRAAARLPLHRLRAATGASVVLTVLHEDLALTVSSVPGAVEPVLPVRNGSGFRLDTAAGRALRGPARPGPVLDREDLLPGVCCAALPVRAPDGAVVAALAALVPTGQALEHLAQGVAQAGAAITRGLARGPRRPAALPPALPPGLLR, from the coding sequence GTGTCCGCGTCCGCGCGTTCGCACGCACCACATCCGTCAGCCGCTTCCGCCACCGGCGCCGCGCCCGGCCCCGGTCCCGGCGCCGACTCCGCTTCCGCCGCCGGGCCGCCCGGCGGCGCGGGCCGGGGACGGGGCGTCCTGGAGGGCGCCTTCGCCCTGTTGGAGGCCCTGCGCCGGGAGGGCGCCGAGGCGGGGGTCACCGAGCTCGCCCTCGCCTGCGGGGTGCCGAAGGCCACCGTGCACCGGCTGCTGGACCAGCTGTCGGCCCTCGGTGCGGTCGAACGCCGCGGTGCCCGCTACCGGTTGGGCGCCGAGCTGTACCGGATCGGGCAGGCCTGGCAGCCCCATCCCGGCCTGCGGGCGGCGGCCCGGCTGCCCCTGCACCGGTTGCGGGCGGCGACCGGGGCGAGCGTGGTGCTGACGGTGTTGCACGAGGACCTCGCGCTGACGGTGAGTTCGGTGCCGGGCGCGGTGGAGCCGGTGCTGCCGGTCCGCAACGGGAGCGGGTTCCGCCTGGACACGGCGGCCGGCCGCGCCCTGCGCGGACCGGCCCGGCCGGGGCCGGTGCTGGACCGGGAGGACCTCCTGCCGGGAGTGTGCTGCGCGGCGCTGCCGGTACGGGCGCCGGACGGCGCGGTGGTGGCCGCGCTGGCCGCGCTGGTGCCGACCGGGCAGGCCCTGGAGCACCTCGCCCAGGGCGTGGCGCAAGCGGGCGCGGCCATCACCCGGGGCCTCGCACGCGGCCCGCGCCGCCCCGCGGCGCTCCCGCCGGCCCTGCCCCCGGGGCTGCTGCGCTGA
- a CDS encoding SRPBCC family protein, translating into MSRQFEASVEIDRPVEEVFAYLADGRHDPEFSPRVQKITKTPEGPTGIGTVFRSTVKDAGMKTAREFRIVGCDAPRLIRWTEQSRNLVTADGGYDLEALPGGRTRVRIFNTLSGHGVGRLLAGFAANAARKDAPDFGRRIKAAAEAALAP; encoded by the coding sequence ATGTCCCGACAGTTCGAGGCGAGCGTCGAGATCGACCGGCCGGTCGAGGAGGTCTTCGCCTACCTCGCCGACGGTCGCCACGACCCCGAGTTCAGCCCGCGCGTCCAGAAGATCACCAAGACGCCCGAGGGCCCGACCGGGATCGGAACGGTCTTCCGCAGCACGGTCAAGGACGCCGGCATGAAGACCGCGCGCGAGTTCCGCATCGTCGGCTGCGACGCGCCCCGCCTGATCCGCTGGACGGAGCAGAGCCGCAACCTGGTCACGGCGGACGGCGGTTACGACCTCGAAGCCCTCCCGGGCGGCCGTACGAGGGTGCGGATCTTCAACACCCTGAGCGGCCACGGCGTCGGCAGGCTGCTGGCCGGGTTCGCCGCGAACGCCGCCCGCAAGGACGCCCCCGACTTCGGCCGCCGCATCAAGGCCGCGGCCGAGGCCGCGCTCGCGCCCTGA